The DNA segment CTCTgaataaatgcaaaataacaaGAAATTAAAATGTGACGCTCCTTGCTCTTAAATTAAGCAAATACGACTTTAAACTAAAATAGTGAATGTCTTATTTTCAACGTAATAAGTGAAAGTAGAACATCCCATTAGGGGGTGGAACCAGTAGGAAGTATTTGCCATTGTTAGCACCCGTCCCTTTCAATTATGAGATGGCTTCCATTGAAATACAAAAGAAACTATGCACCAGGAAGAGGCTGATTGTTCTCCCACACAGATGAGATGCTTTATCACAGCCGTGTCTGATCTAGTCACACCACTGTGACTGTTCCACCAGCTCTGAGGCTGCTCCTTGGCATACCCCACGTTCTCAGAAAGTACACAGAGGGGGATGGTTGAGAAACAGGCATTGACAGAGGGGCTAGCTGAATGTTCCAGTGTTTTCCATAAGGCCCAAAATAGCTTCTGTCCCGGATTCCATTCAGCACATCTTGATTACACTTGTACTTTCAGTGACATcgctgacacacagcacagacatccAGTACATcgctgacacacagcacagacaacCAGGCCCGGAGAGGTAAAGGGAGGATTTCTACCTTTTACCGGGCTGGGTAGTACTGAGGCCTATATCAATAATCTCTCTTGTCCACTTGAGGCTCAAAGTGGAGTGAGCTGAGTGGTCTTTTAGTGGGACAAATATTCTCATTTTTGAACAAACAACTGCTTGAAATATATTGAGAAATGACCATGTTCATTTATACAACAGAATTTggcatctgaaataaataacacactctatactgtacagaagagtgtttctcTTCGTTCATTAATAGGTAATTTGATGGGGTATCAGGTTTGCTTCTCTCTAAATCTTCTGtgagattatttttttaactgtaatatagtaaacatatattttagttttccagttcattcaaaatgaaagaatgtttgtttgaatttaaaaaaaaaaaaaattcaaacatgAAAACCCCATATTGTCCCAGCACTACTGACACAAAACCACACTTGGTTATAATTGGCTGCATGCCTGAACTCTGTTTTCAGCATGGAGGCAACAGAAACATAATTGTTTAAGTATCATCAATGACAATAGAATATTACTTGTGATCTGTGATCTTGTGATTACtttcatacagaaaaaaaacagtttttacatttgtggcggagtgtcccgcccctatttattattatttgtatttttgtttgcggcgcgggtaaaagcgctgcgtcttttattattatttaaaaaccccgtgaggatgcatggctgatcagctactgattacttaaatagctgacagtcatgcatccttaccaaacgcgtgcagactctggccgggggataataagataattaccaactagttaaatccctcggccagagtatataaacctgcagctctctgcacttgaggttggggtgttggagtagagagtacggggagcggagagaaggaataatatttaaaaaacaattgctaatacgtgctggataatccagcacggcacttacttgtttgtttatttattcgtttggccctcgtgcccttttgtttgtattttgtttaaatcttttgtttatttattattaaatacgctgagtgctttggcactcggtttcacccgcccatccactgtttggagtcagttacttcctggtccgtgacgtcatccaccacaccactgcgagccagactgtcacaacattttaacacatttttatttgagcTCATCAGCTGCTACTGTGACTTTATTGAGTCAATGTTGAGCCAGTGCTACAAGTAAGTAGCCTCATCGTTGAGATCAGGAGTGAGTTGTATTGAGATCAGGAGCGAGTTGTATTGAGATCAGGAGCGAGTTGTAGAGCCGTTGCTTTTCAACTTTGAGTTTAGGTTTGTCTCTGCTTGTGGAGGCCTGGGAATAATATCCATGAGGTGTTCGGGTGCAAATGAGATTGCTATGAATGAGCTTCTCCACTATTTATTATCTTGCCTGTGCAACACTGACCTTCAGAACCTCACGGGACTGGACCTGTGTAACCCTAACCAGAACCTCAGGGACTGGACCTGTGTAAACCTAACCCTTCAGAACCTCAGGGACTGGGcctgtgtaaccctaacccttcagAACCTCAGGGACTGGACCTGTGTAACACTACCCTTCAGAACCTCAGGGACTGGACCTAAGTAAACCTAACCCTTCAGAACCTCACGGGACTGGACCTGTGTAAACCTAACCCTTCAGGGCCTCACGGGACTGGAcctgtgtaaccctaacccttcagaacctcacaggactggacctgtgtaaccctaacccttcagAACCTCAGGGACTGGACCTAAGTAAACCTAACCCTTCAGAACCTCAGGGACTGGACCTGTGTAAACCTAACCCTTCAGATCCTCACGGGACTAGAcctgtgtaaccctaacccttcagAACCTCACGGAACTGGACCTGTGTAACAGCTTTACCGTGTGTAACAGCTGGACCGTCCTGGAATTCAGCATTTAGATGGCAGGTCATAGTCTGGTACACATTAGAATTTGGTACTTTATAACAAGTGAAATACCTCACTTTGCCACAGAGCGATTCATCTTTTCAGAAgtgttttttgctggaatagttagcaaGCATTGCCAATGATTGTCTGAGCAATGGAGTCATTCAGAACACACATCAGTCTTCCACTGTTCATTGAAATAGATTCACAGCTGTTACCTCACATATTTATGAGTGGTATAAGGATGTTTAACCTGAACACCAGGAAAGCCTAAGGATTTTATCAACTCTAAACTCAATTTGATACAGTATAAAATGTTAAATAGGCACGGCTATGCATAAAAAAACCAAACCAGCTCCACAGGACAGCTAGTGTTTCTCCCacatgtgaaaaaatgccaaacAAAAGATGAGAAGTGTGCCTTCTTTGCCCTCCAGAAAGATAAACCCAGTCATGGTGTGACACATTGGATTAGAATTCAAAGGCCTATAACTGCACTCACACGTAGGCTGCAGGGGCTCCACTGCTGTGACTGTGCAATCTGGGGTAATCACtatggtggggtgggggggtgtgtcCTTGGCACCTGGTTCTCAAAcagcttattttaaagtattGGAAAGCCCCCTCAATGAATGTATTCATACAATACAGGTTATATGTGTAACGCTTCGAATGAAAAAGGGAAAACCAAACACCATTAGCAATGCCTAGATCCTTTGATGAATATgttaaaacaaataactaaaatATCATTTGTGTAACTAAAATGATTGCTAGTAcgatgctgttttatttattcagtatGCATCATGTATAATAGTTATCAGTAGCACTATATATAACCGAGCATTCATAACCATGTAATATCATAGTAATAACATGCACTTACATTGTAACTGCCatggtataagtgtgtgattacATGGAAATGGCCTGTACCATGCTGTTAGCACGCAATTACATCAGGTAGCTAGATTCTTTACAAGGCCTTTTAATGTAATTACACAGCATGAGCCGTTGGTATTTacacagttattacaatgtaagtACCCATTTATTACAATGCAATGATGTGgcaattattttcctgtaatctAAATTGCTACCTATCTTtcctaattttcttttttttttctacaacataaaaataaataattatacaagTCTGATACACTGTAACTCACAGGTTTCcacatataaaaacatattagaGACTGATGAATTAACCTGCTTTGGTTTTCATCTATTTCTGAGTGCTGGGTAACTgagtttttaatattttagtaaACCAGAGTGATCCAAATATATTTTTGTGCTCATTGCTAAGGAGACACTGCAGTCTGAATGTATGAACAGATTGGCAGCCCAGAGAAGCTGTAAATCAGCTGTCTTTCAGGCATAGCTTTTGCGTGCAAACATGACATTTTCTGTAGACGATTTTGTAACATGGATCAGTTGAAGAGCAAGTAGCTCATTTCATGTTCTTAGTTCTCTTTGCTGCCccttacatttttatgatgtttgcaatccttCAGAGTGGTTTGTATTGCCATTACTCTCATTCGGAGTGGCTTGTAATGTCATTACTAGgattgctacttttcgatattaatcggcaAAGCTCATTAAACGTCAAATTCCCataaaatatgagtttgactgaaatacatttatataatataggataaacgtcggtaaaaccactcgctattattttattttcttaccaaaaataatcatttagaaatgatctctagtttttaaaatgacacattgtCTCTGTTCCGCTCTAAATGGCTAgaggtcgctgtcagtcatctcagtggtctgttagtactgtagtGTCACTGTcactttcaccctgttctgacatcgTTGACTGAAGCGGCgttagaatgctctcattcatttaaatgactgtcaatcatcaagacctgcaccgactgtgcactttcatttgccagctacagcgcctgtcattcaaagcgcctactttgaaattagtgggttaaggggtaagcttttgctataggtatatggTGGctgttactagtttgatttgaaaatggggcgcaagaggaaaacacttaatgaatattgtgcacaacaTCCTGACTGACCGTTGAAGTCTCAGTGGCAGGACGAAgcaggcccgtctgccttgccttccagtgactgatTCCAGCTgcgctgaagcaggagaggggggagctcagactctgaataagtgtaagttagttctgttcaactatctaatgttttgttctgtgcatatttttactcgtaaatgtaTGCTGTAAAAGTCTGTagatgctgcgttttctacggtttatttgagaacattttttaatttgtgtaggatctttatctttacaaggtatagctccacTGTAACCAAACTTTacttcaattagaatgttggtaaaaTCTTGAATATGATAAACAGGTTTCGCTAAAaagtctatgtttttttttttaagcataaaggttgatttcacccattctctgcttgaattgaaaaataaacatcgAAAAAAagggtaaattctttctaaaataaacgttgatattaatcatattaatcttgttgcctgccatagatatatgtaacacatgctagatcagtatagaagtaagagccagcactcTAGATTCCTTTGgaactgctgtgcagaagagggTGCCAGCACTTGCTATAATAAAGACGCTGATCTGGCCTACATTACATGTGTATATTACATGTGTGAATGAACTCCTTGTCAAAACACCTTACACAGCCGATCAGAAACTACAGtatttgcaataagaaccactcagaacaaCTGCAAACGTTACATAGGTAAGGGGGCAGTACAAAACCAACCAGGCTAAACCATTCAGTCAGTTACAGGTGTGTCCCAAACTAGTGcaaagagaaaagacaaacaggagacaaagaaagaaagaagaaataaagaaagaaaatgacaaaCTGTCTCTCGACTACCCATTTCTACCACCCCCCTTGTCACAAGCACCATTGTTCTGTTATGCACCACTATCACAGAACAGTTACTGCAATCCTTTTGGCAAGGCTGCTTGGTTTTGAATAGCTTGCATCCCCGTCTTGTCAAGCGAGTTGTGCCTTtgtgacaattattattatcaattGAAAGCAATGCCGAATTATCTGGGCTGCATGGCCTTGGGATTTATGTTGGTATCACAAATGAGCTTTGCAACACAATTTGTATTAATTTGCTTCAACAGTAAAGCTTGCAGTTACTCTGAAGGTGATGAAAGTGCTGTTGCTGTTCCAGTTTTTACATATTTAGCCTCCAGTTATTAATATATTAACATTATATTGTCTTATAGTCCAGCATTGTCAATGGTTAAGTATCCAcattaaacatattattcatGGAAGAGTCCattaagaaattaatattaaatgTTGTAAATATTGGTTGTTGCATTTTACACACTCAGTCTTCCATGTTTGTTTGGTAGGCTATACGTTGTCATTCAAAGTCTGCCTCTAAATTTGGTAGGACCCTTTCCTAAACCATGCTAATTCTGATGTTCCATATTTTCACActacctatttattttgtattcagacCCATTTACAacttttataatacacatttttcatAATATATGAGATCTAAGAATTGATGGTAAAGCTTATTAGGTAAGagttaatggatttattttgttagctctataTATGAGATACAAAAGGGTGCTATTCAAATTGCAGAGTACAAATAGAAGAAAGTGTGTCTGTATGAGGAGAAAGCCAAAGAGTTTTTAATCTCTGTGTTCCTCCTCATAGTGATTGAAACTGACTTGCAGCAGTGAGatgcagattttatatattacagaatactgCAGAGTACATCAATGAGGGACAGCCCATTGACACAAAAGTATGTGCATCATATGGCAGTGTCTTTCTAAACTTTTTACCCCAAAAAATCCAAAAGTTCATACAGttttcaatatcatttttttttatttgaacaaacaacaaaaaaaaacgcccTCACACTTAAATAGTTAAACAACACACAAACAGACTATTCTTTAAAGTGCCCAACAGTGGAGAGAACGCTGTGATGATTTTCTTTTGACGATGCAGTGCAGATCACAAGGCAGTGGTGCACGAGTCTTTCATGATTGTCAAATGAAACTATAAACAAACCCGTGGAGCTTTTACACGAGCTGCAGAGCGTCTCACAGTTTGGATACAGACGCACAGTTTGAACCGGTGGAGAGAGTTCAACTAGTTATAATGCCCTGCTTCATGCTAACCAAACCAGACCCCAGAttcctttataatatatatataatatatatatagttatgatTTACCATTTAACAATACCATTCCTTATAACAGTGACCTTTCCCCTCTTCCTCATATCTTCCTTACTAAGGCATGCATTTGTACTGCATATCAGTGGATGCTGCTCTTTACAGGGGCATTGGTAATTATCTCCCTATATTATTAGCTATTattataatatacaatatattgaACTCCTCCCTTTTCCCAGTCATCTACAAGATGGTAGAAAACAATAGTTATTAAACTCCATTAGGCATGCATCTTAAAAGTTTGTTCACAAAGTTATGCAGGAGCAGCAGGTTTATTTAGGTTTGATTCTTCCTTAACAGACGGGGCGCTGGTTCCTGTTAATAAATCTCCTTCTCCGTGGTTGACTCCACTTGGCCGATCATGGTGGCGTCTCCTTTTCCTCCCGATTGGTTGGCTTCTTCGTTGGATTGCTCGCTACGCTTCTGCTGTTCGGCAATCAGTTCGAGTCCTTCCAGAATGTTCTGGACCTTCCTGACCCCGTCCCTCCGGGCCTGACGGACGTCGATCCTCCCCTCGGGATCCACGGAGTCCAGGGCCAGCAGCTCTTTAGTCAAGAACTCTTCCAGCATCATGTAGCGTTTGTCGTTTTTCTTCCCTTCAAAGTTCTTGACTTCTTCCTCCAGTTTCTGAACCCTGTCGACGATTTGCTGAACCTTAGCCAGGCCCGGGTGGCTCGGTGACAATTCTTCTGGTTCTTCTGGCTTCTGAGGAGGAACCTCTTCCGGGGTGGCCCTTATTTCCTGTGGGACGCTCTTTGTTGGCACAAAGATCTTGGCCTCCGTCTTCTCAGGCATGGGGAGTGGCTGTCTGAGGTCGTTCTCCTTGTAGAGTGGCTGGACCGGGATGTAAGCCTGGTGGATATCCGCCCTGCACGGGCTGCCCCGTTCCTCCTGGTGTATTCTGGGAGGTGACTCTTGACGAGGGATCTGGTGTTGAACCTGAAGACACACGATAACAGTATAAGGAATGGGAATCCTCGATGGAAACTCCTGCCTTGTCAGGGCAGAAATATATTACCTTGTATTATGCCCCTGGAATGCCATTATcctttaaacacacacattttaatttcACCAATATTAGCAAGTAGTGGCTGCAGAATGTCTATTTGACAAACAGAGTGACCCAGTGACAAGCAGGTTTTAATGGGAGAAGAGGGGCTAGCATGCATAGACACTAGCAGTCCTATAACCCTATATTTGAATGGTGAAATCATAATCAGCCCCCTATCTCGCTTTCTTTTCATCAACCTTCTCATTTTCttcaatgaaaataacaaaggacTAAATAAAGGTGGGTTAagtatagaaaacaaatatagctgaATTGTGTAACTTGCATATAATTACAAAGCAGTATATAAAAGAGTTCTAAGATGTGTATGGGTTAAATTGCCCCTAGTACTGTGTAAACAGACgcagaacacacacaaaaaaaacaaaacagccagCAGCCCTACATAGGAAGCTAGCACATACCTGTGGCCCCATGGTGTGCACCCGGACTGGGGACTGGGCCCTCATCTGCTGGGGGATGCGGATGGGCGACGCTTCGCGGCTTGGCCGGTCTCGGGGACTCTGTGAGCGGCCGGGCAGGTAAGCCCAGTCTTCCGGCTGCACTCTGTGGTAGACGGGCTGGTACTCAGGGTGCTGGGGC comes from the Acipenser ruthenus chromosome 13, fAciRut3.2 maternal haplotype, whole genome shotgun sequence genome and includes:
- the bag3 gene encoding BAG family molecular chaperone regulator 3 translates to MAQFSQPRSLQNMKTQSPMVQMATNDALPPGWEIKIDPQTGWPFFVDHNNRTTTWNDPRHDLKEERQLSSNGPSLSPQSSQDSHQPYVREMQYPTLRQGYIPIPIAHEGLEHRPLQQHPYYSYAQPSMHRVKTEVRTPSPTQAHAGRPTSPVRPPSEVSHSEPHCGQAGTAAGCQGPLSQGPEHHHHHHPHTQDCSHAAPAHQPGRPCSGGPQLLPGYIPIPVIHEGAGGRPQPLHSHQHPQTPQRPQHPEYQPVYHRVQPEDWAYLPGRSQSPRDRPSREASPIRIPQQMRAQSPVRVHTMGPQVQHQIPRQESPPRIHQEERGSPCRADIHQAYIPVQPLYKENDLRQPLPMPEKTEAKIFVPTKSVPQEIRATPEEVPPQKPEEPEELSPSHPGLAKVQQIVDRVQKLEEEVKNFEGKKNDKRYMMLEEFLTKELLALDSVDPEGRIDVRQARRDGVRKVQNILEGLELIAEQQKRSEQSNEEANQSGGKGDATMIGQVESTTEKEIY